One region of Oryza glaberrima chromosome 7, OglaRS2, whole genome shotgun sequence genomic DNA includes:
- the LOC127778248 gene encoding DIMBOA UDP-glucosyltransferase BX9-like, producing MASVDGATRRGGGDGSSRRRRVLVFPLPFQGHINPMLQLAGALHGRRGGGGGELSVTVLHTRFNAIDPSRYPELAFAEVPDGIPPDVAANGNIVDIIVALNVAMDGGESSPSFRDVLASVVAADDEGRKPRASCLIIDGNLMAAQKAAAELGLPTLVLRTGSAACLRCYLAYPALLQKGYLPPKESQLYEPVEELPPLRVRDLYYTSNANQELVRKVLGWIAETARNSNGVVINTFDELEPAELERIQRELDGDGVAIVLAAGPLHKLSPMNAGGSLHLRPDRSCIEWLDTQATGSVLYVSFGSLASLDSNEFLEVAWGLESSGQPFLWVVRPDLVKGLDKPSLPDGFERAVEGRGKVIKWAPQQEVLAHHAVGGFWTHSGWNSMLESVSEGVPMICKPQFADQMLNTRYLEAVWAVGFELVGKLERGEIKKAIKRLMVEKEGAEIRERAKELKKKMDQCLESSGSSQIAINRLVNYIISL from the exons ATGGCCAGCGTCGACGGAGcgacgcgccgcggcggcggcgatggaagcAGCAGGCGGCGCCGGGTGCTGGTGTTCCCGCTTCCGTTCCAGGGCCACATCAACCCGATGCtgcagctcgccggcgcgctccacggccgccgtggcggcggcggcggcgagctgtccGTCACCGTGCTCCACACCCGCTTCAACGCGATCGACCCGTCGCGCTACCCGGAGCTCGCGTTCGCCGAGGTGCCCGACGGCATCCCGCCCGACGTCGCCGCGAATGGTAACATCGTCGACATCATCGTAGCCCTGAACGTCGCCATGGACGGCGGTGAGTCGTCGCCGTCCTTCCGCGACGTGCTCGCGtcggtggtcgccgccgacgacgaggggcGGAAGCCCCGCGCGTCGTGCCTCATCATCGACGGTAACCTCATGGCCGCGCagaaggccgccgccgagctcggccTCCCCACGCTCGTGCTCCGCACCGGCAGCGCCGCCTGCCTCCGCTGCTACCTCGCCTACCCCGCGCTCCTCCAAAAGGGCTATTTGCCTCCCAAAG AGTCGCAACTCTATGAACCAGTGGAGGAGCTACCGCCACTACGAGTAAGGGACCTGTACTACACGAGCAACGCCAACCAAGAACTGGTCCGTAAAGTTCTTGGTTGGATCGCCGAAACGGCGAGAAACTCTAACGGTGTGGTGATCAACACGTTCGACGAGTTGGAGCCGGCCGAGCTCGAGAGGATCCAGCGCGagcttgacggcgacggcgtcgccatcgtgctcgccgccggcccgctCCACAAGCTCTCCCCCATGAACGCCGGGGGCAGCCTGCACCTGCGCCCGGACCGGAGCTGCATCGAGTGGCTGGACACGCAGGCGACGGGATCCGTGTTGTACGTGAGCTTTGGGAGCTTAGCGTCATTGGACTCCAACGAGTTCTTGGAGGTGGCATGGGGATTGGAGAGCAGTGGCCAGCCTTTTCTATGGGTGGTTCGACCAGACCTTGTGAAGGGTTTGGATAAACCAAGTTTGCCGGATGGGTTCGAGCGTGCGGTGGAGGGTAGGGGTAAGGTGATTAAGTGGGCCCCACAGCAAGAGGTGCTAGCACACCACGCAGTGGGAGGGTTTTGGACGCATAGTGGGTGGAACTCGATGCTAGAGAGTGTTAGTGAGGGAGTCCCAATGATATGTAAACCTCAATTTGCAGACCAAATGTTGAATACAAGGTACTTAGAAGCGGTGTGGGCTGTAGGCTTTGAGCTTGTTGGCAAGCTAGAAAGGGGTGAAATCAAGAAAGCGATTAAGAGGTTGATGGTAGAAAAGGAGGGAGCTGAGATCAGGGAACGAGCAAAAGAGCTTAAGAAGAAAATGGACCAATGCTTGGAAAGTAGTGGATCTTCTCAAATTGCCATCAACAGGTTAGTGAATTATATAATATCTCTCTAA